A portion of the Treponema rectale genome contains these proteins:
- a CDS encoding Rpn family recombination-promoting nuclease/putative transposase, protein MGQFSKPWKDLTFKDNFIFCKVMKNEEICKRMLEILLGIEIKKICYIETEKTLENYYDSRGIRLDVYVKDCNRVFDIEIQTGNYSDLLLRSRYYQSASDVENVKRRTKFRNIKETYIVFICEDDPFGMGLPVYTKKNSFAETDALTYDDKSHAVFYNSSAWSKVQDEEVRDVLRFIHESKTTSAFSRLLEENTVRAKSRPEMEDEYMYFMDVLEEEKEEAREAGLSEGIAKGEHKKALETAKELIKEGISLQTIVKCTGLPENEIKNLYD, encoded by the coding sequence ATGGGACAGTTTTCAAAACCATGGAAAGATCTGACATTTAAGGACAACTTCATTTTCTGCAAGGTCATGAAAAATGAAGAAATCTGTAAGAGGATGCTGGAAATCCTTCTGGGCATTGAAATAAAAAAAATCTGCTACATTGAAACAGAAAAAACGCTGGAAAACTATTATGACTCAAGGGGCATCAGGCTGGATGTTTATGTAAAGGACTGTAACCGGGTGTTTGATATTGAAATCCAGACCGGCAATTATTCTGACCTGCTTTTAAGGTCAAGGTATTATCAGAGTGCCTCTGACGTAGAAAATGTTAAGCGCCGTACTAAATTCAGGAACATAAAGGAAACATACATCGTATTCATCTGTGAAGATGATCCTTTCGGAATGGGACTTCCGGTTTACACTAAGAAAAACAGTTTTGCAGAAACAGACGCTCTGACTTATGATGACAAAAGCCATGCTGTGTTTTATAATTCAAGTGCATGGAGTAAAGTTCAGGATGAAGAAGTAAGGGACGTACTCAGGTTCATCCATGAATCTAAGACAACATCTGCCTTTTCAAGGCTTCTTGAAGAAAACACCGTCCGTGCAAAATCCAGACCTGAAATGGAGGATGAATACATGTATTTTATGGATGTACTTGAAGAAGAAAAAGAAGAAGCCAGAGAAGCTGGACTTTCTGAGGGCATAGCTAAAGGCGAACATAAAAAAGCCCTTGAAACTGCAAAAGAACTTATAAAAGAGGGAATATCACTTCAGACGATTGTAAAATGTACGGGACTTCCGGAAAACGAAATAAAGAATTTATATGATTAA
- the ilvD gene encoding dihydroxy-acid dehydratase, which translates to MAKKSDNACCGTARAPHRSLYYASGYTDEELAQPMVGIICAKNELIPGHIELDRIAEAVKAGVRMAGGTPIEFPAIGVCDGIAMGHEGMKYSLVTRELIADSVECVAKAHQFDALVMIPNCDKIVPGMLMAAARLNLPTVFVSGGPMMPGHLPGNDPSNPYSGKNLSLTDMFEAVGGLAVGKVTEAQLKEMEHRACPGCGACSGMFTANSMNCLTEVLGLGLPGNGTIPAVTGERIALAKHAGMQVMEMYRRGITARCMMTKENFENALAADMALGCSSNTMLHVPAIMHEAGLELDLHEVNEISNRTPNLCHLAPAGHTFMCELDDAGGVQAVLAELAKKNLIHTDLITATGKTIAENIKGVVNRNPEILRPIENPFSDNGGIAVLFGNLAPNGTVVKRSACAKELMLHTGPARVFNDESEAMEAVQKAQIKPGDVVVIRYEGPKGGPGMREMLAVTAALAGQGLDKQVALITDGRFSGATRGASLGHCSPEAAVGGPIALVEEGDKITLDINNYKIHLDVSDEELAKRRAAWKAPEPKVKEGYLARYAKLVSSADKGAILQ; encoded by the coding sequence ATGGCAAAAAAATCAGATAACGCTTGCTGCGGAACCGCCCGTGCTCCGCACCGCTCTCTTTATTACGCATCAGGATACACTGATGAGGAACTTGCACAGCCTATGGTTGGTATAATCTGTGCAAAAAATGAACTTATTCCTGGACATATTGAACTTGACCGCATAGCAGAAGCTGTAAAGGCCGGTGTACGCATGGCAGGGGGAACTCCTATAGAGTTTCCTGCAATAGGTGTGTGTGACGGTATTGCCATGGGACACGAGGGAATGAAATATTCCCTGGTAACCCGTGAACTTATAGCAGACTCTGTTGAATGTGTTGCCAAGGCTCATCAGTTTGATGCTCTTGTTATGATTCCTAACTGTGACAAGATTGTTCCTGGTATGCTTATGGCTGCAGCCCGCCTTAATCTTCCTACAGTATTTGTTTCCGGCGGTCCTATGATGCCTGGTCATCTGCCTGGTAATGATCCTTCTAATCCATATTCAGGAAAAAATCTTTCCCTTACAGATATGTTTGAAGCTGTCGGTGGTCTTGCTGTAGGTAAGGTAACGGAAGCTCAGCTTAAGGAAATGGAACATCGTGCCTGCCCGGGTTGCGGTGCATGTTCGGGAATGTTTACTGCAAACTCCATGAACTGTCTTACGGAAGTTCTTGGTCTCGGTCTTCCTGGAAACGGAACGATTCCTGCAGTTACAGGTGAACGTATTGCTCTTGCAAAACATGCCGGTATGCAGGTAATGGAAATGTACCGCCGTGGAATTACAGCCCGCTGCATGATGACAAAAGAAAATTTTGAGAATGCCCTTGCTGCAGACATGGCTCTGGGCTGTTCTTCAAATACTATGCTTCATGTTCCTGCAATCATGCATGAAGCAGGACTTGAACTTGATCTTCATGAGGTTAATGAGATTTCTAACCGTACTCCTAATCTCTGCCATCTTGCTCCAGCCGGACATACTTTTATGTGTGAACTGGATGATGCAGGCGGTGTACAGGCTGTTCTTGCAGAACTTGCAAAGAAAAATCTTATCCACACAGATTTGATAACTGCAACCGGTAAAACAATTGCAGAAAACATAAAGGGTGTCGTAAACCGCAATCCTGAAATACTGCGTCCTATAGAAAATCCGTTCAGCGACAACGGCGGCATTGCCGTGCTCTTTGGAAACCTTGCTCCAAATGGAACTGTAGTAAAGCGTTCTGCCTGTGCAAAAGAGCTTATGCTTCATACAGGTCCAGCCCGTGTATTTAATGACGAAAGTGAGGCTATGGAAGCTGTACAGAAAGCACAGATTAAGCCGGGGGATGTTGTAGTTATCCGTTATGAAGGTCCTAAAGGCGGTCCTGGAATGCGTGAAATGCTTGCAGTTACTGCTGCTCTTGCAGGACAGGGGCTTGATAAGCAGGTTGCCCTTATTACAGACGGACGTTTCTCAGGTGCAACCCGCGGAGCTTCTTTAGGCCACTGTTCACCGGAGGCAGCTGTCGGAGGTCCTATTGCACTGGTGGAAGAAGGTGATAAAATTACGCTTGATATAAATAATTACAAGATTCACCTTGATGTAAGTGATGAAGAACTTGCAAAACGCCGTGCCGCATGGAAAGCTCCGGAACCAAAAGTAAAAGAAGGCTACCTGGCAAGATACGCTAAACTTGTAAGCAGTGCCGACAAAGGAGCAATTTTACAGTAA
- a CDS encoding DUF362 domain-containing protein → MEKSKVYFTDFRTQKDGGLTEKLKKLCKKAGIENIDFNGKFTAIKLHFGEDGNLSFLRPDYARAVAELVKELGGRPFLTDSNTLYPGYRKNALDHLDVAYKHGFFPMATGCQIIIGDGLKGTDEVEVPVKNGEYCRTAKIGRAIMDADVFISLAHFKGHEATGFGGTLKNIGMGCASRAGKMEQHNSGKPVVNQDACKGCRVCSKECGSDAISYQNKKAFINQDLCKGCGRCIGACNFDAIYNPNSCANSDLDCKMAEYSMAVVQNRPCFYINMILDVSPWCDCHEFNDAPLVPDIGMACSFDPVALDQACSDLCMQAVRNPSSRIADFKAKGIKMTGDLWKDSTPESVWDMTLIHGEKIGLGSRQYEIIKV, encoded by the coding sequence ATGGAAAAATCTAAAGTTTATTTTACTGACTTCAGAACTCAAAAAGACGGCGGACTTACAGAAAAATTAAAAAAACTCTGCAAAAAAGCAGGTATCGAAAATATTGATTTTAACGGAAAATTTACAGCCATAAAACTTCACTTTGGAGAAGACGGCAACCTTTCTTTTTTACGTCCTGATTACGCCAGAGCCGTTGCTGAACTTGTAAAAGAACTGGGAGGCAGACCTTTTCTTACGGATTCAAACACCCTTTATCCCGGATACAGAAAAAATGCACTGGATCATCTGGATGTTGCATACAAACACGGATTTTTTCCGATGGCAACAGGCTGTCAGATAATCATCGGAGACGGTCTTAAAGGAACTGATGAAGTTGAAGTCCCGGTAAAAAACGGAGAATACTGCAGGACTGCAAAAATAGGCCGGGCAATAATGGATGCAGATGTTTTTATATCCCTGGCCCACTTTAAAGGACATGAAGCAACAGGTTTCGGAGGAACCTTAAAAAATATCGGCATGGGGTGTGCAAGCCGCGCCGGTAAAATGGAACAGCACAATTCCGGAAAACCTGTAGTCAATCAGGATGCCTGTAAAGGCTGCCGTGTCTGCTCAAAAGAATGCGGAAGTGATGCAATTTCTTATCAGAATAAAAAAGCATTCATAAATCAGGACTTATGCAAAGGATGCGGGCGCTGTATCGGAGCCTGCAATTTTGATGCAATCTACAATCCGAATTCCTGCGCAAACTCTGACCTTGACTGTAAAATGGCTGAATATTCCATGGCTGTAGTCCAAAACAGACCCTGCTTTTACATAAACATGATTCTTGACGTATCTCCATGGTGTGACTGTCATGAATTCAACGACGCACCCCTTGTTCCTGACATCGGAATGGCATGCAGTTTTGATCCGGTAGCCCTTGATCAGGCATGTTCTGACCTGTGCATGCAGGCAGTCCGTAACCCTTCTTCCAGAATTGCTGACTTTAAAGCTAAAGGAATTAAAATGACCGGTGACTTATGGAAAGACTCTACCCCGGAAAGTGTATGGGACATGACTCTTATTCATGGAGAAAAAATAGGTTTGGGCAGCCGTCAGTATGAAATCATAAAAGTATAA
- a CDS encoding formate--tetrahydrofolate ligase: MTDIEIAQKNVMIPVTEIASKIGISEESLELYGKYKAKVSFAKLKALQAKAADSSSRGKLILVTAMTPTAAGEGKSTVTIALGDGLNKIGKKTVIALREPSLGPCFGVKGGACGGGYAQVVPMEDINLHFTGDIHAITAANNLMAALIDNHLQQGNELGIDPRTISWKRCVDLNDRALRNVIIGLGSRIDGVPRESHFQISVASEIMAIVCLSKTISELKDRINRITIGETYSKRPVTFGELKCTGAVAALLKDAIRPNLVQTLEKNPAFIHGGPFANIAHGCNSINATLCALATGDYVVTEAGFAADLGAEKFMDIKCRLNGIAPDAAVIVATIRALKMHGGVAKADLGIENLDALRAGFANVKCHIENMKKFGVNVVVAVNKFISDTDAEIELVKKLALDAGSEAVLCEGWGKGGDGAKELALKIVELTQKPSAFKPLYDLKLGLKEKIETLAKEIYRADHVEFDPKALKKISAYSAAGYGELPVCMAKTQNSISHDKSMLGSPSGYVFPVRDVQLYSGAGFVVAFAGDIVDMPGLPKAPSALNIDVDDDGLISGLF, from the coding sequence ATGACAGATATAGAAATTGCTCAGAAAAATGTAATGATTCCGGTAACGGAAATTGCATCTAAAATTGGAATTTCAGAAGAGTCACTTGAACTTTATGGAAAGTATAAGGCAAAGGTTTCTTTTGCAAAATTAAAGGCTTTGCAGGCAAAAGCAGCAGATTCCTCCAGTCGCGGAAAACTCATTCTTGTTACAGCTATGACACCGACTGCAGCAGGGGAAGGAAAATCTACTGTTACAATTGCGTTGGGTGACGGCCTTAATAAAATCGGAAAAAAGACTGTAATAGCCTTGAGGGAACCTTCTTTAGGCCCGTGCTTCGGTGTAAAGGGAGGAGCCTGTGGCGGAGGTTATGCCCAGGTTGTTCCGATGGAAGACATAAACCTTCACTTTACCGGAGACATTCATGCAATAACGGCTGCAAACAATCTTATGGCTGCCCTTATTGATAATCATCTTCAGCAGGGAAATGAACTTGGCATTGATCCACGCACGATTTCCTGGAAAAGATGCGTTGATTTAAATGACAGGGCCCTTCGAAATGTAATCATAGGTCTTGGTTCCCGCATTGACGGTGTGCCGAGAGAAAGTCATTTTCAGATTTCCGTTGCTTCAGAAATCATGGCAATTGTATGTCTTTCAAAAACAATTTCTGAATTAAAGGATCGCATAAACCGTATTACAATCGGAGAAACTTATTCAAAACGTCCGGTTACTTTTGGTGAATTAAAATGTACCGGTGCCGTAGCTGCTCTGCTTAAGGATGCAATCAGACCTAATCTTGTTCAGACTCTTGAAAAAAATCCTGCATTCATTCATGGCGGACCTTTTGCAAATATTGCTCATGGATGTAATTCTATAAATGCAACTTTGTGTGCCCTGGCTACAGGAGATTACGTTGTAACGGAAGCAGGTTTTGCTGCAGATCTTGGTGCAGAAAAGTTTATGGATATCAAGTGCCGCTTAAACGGAATTGCTCCAGATGCAGCTGTAATTGTTGCTACCATCAGGGCTTTAAAGATGCACGGCGGTGTTGCAAAGGCAGATCTTGGAATAGAAAATCTTGATGCTCTTCGGGCTGGTTTTGCCAACGTTAAGTGCCATATTGAGAACATGAAAAAGTTTGGCGTAAACGTAGTTGTTGCCGTAAATAAATTCATCTCTGATACGGATGCAGAAATTGAACTTGTAAAAAAACTTGCCCTTGATGCCGGCAGTGAAGCTGTTCTTTGTGAAGGCTGGGGTAAAGGCGGAGATGGAGCGAAAGAGCTTGCCTTAAAGATTGTTGAACTTACTCAAAAGCCGTCTGCTTTTAAACCGCTTTATGACTTGAAGCTTGGGCTTAAAGAAAAAATAGAAACTCTTGCAAAAGAGATTTACAGAGCAGATCATGTTGAATTTGATCCTAAGGCTCTTAAAAAAATTTCGGCTTATTCAGCTGCCGGTTATGGAGAACTTCCTGTGTGCATGGCTAAGACACAGAATTCCATCAGTCATGACAAGTCCATGCTGGGTTCCCCGTCGGGCTATGTATTCCCTGTTCGTGATGTTCAGCTGTACAGCGGGGCTGGATTTGTAGTTGCATTTGCAGGTGATATTGTAGATATGCCTGGACTTCCGAAGGCTCCGTCGGCTCTTAACATAGATGTTGATGATGACGGATTAATCAGCGGACTTTTTTAA
- a CDS encoding lipase family protein — MFTAAFFTLSGESINLEVISSDSQHKTPVVVKAEWNEKWFEPGKNYEYNHNLARIASILAQCAYDDCSDNKNNSLACIYASLGVQPEKMEFNYDIDYSLPVVGNNQCAFSFASCKLKSLPSCPELVFVTVRGTPANANEWISNLNVNDTGRSEGAVHEGFFHATTQVHSALVYYLLRNRISPENCIFLITGHSRGAAIANLLGARLVDEGWFAAERIFDYTFAAPNVSSEEKTSDEKYNFIFNIVNAEDVVPQVPPRRDMWKYKKFGVTKVLSSYWSCDEQTYENKIYAGVNSLFYKFMKRDYYPFRLGSFIPSVVTRVLTGMYSEVGSYYGSKLGLRSRAEKLFWNAFPPISSNDDFDDGNNYSSDSEKKKNGKKEKDSFAARLSKKLNEQTNGFLSYSGVAFGDMHICTTYMCFLLALDEETAFAPDTCGMVEVIIDGAFECSVFDENGKVVARVLDGLLDLKSVSSPVGAMQLLGHVVIGFPSNRNFKVAVYRDSLIPSPVSFSVEKYSPDGYLEFSSEKKYVFPFKSRVCVFDAGRDLYENGFSESRAVYFSDASRLIDEGGIKQRAVFRVQPEVSAGSLHGIVTGVHFGSRLFYMSTLAGFTLMSDENSVDLYAGFGHEQTLINRFLINFELYGRNIIIPGQLDENQKRYEFVPSLRLSLSLKPLRRTSVFFAVSADFFYDEDSVDPVYSFSGGIKF; from the coding sequence TTGTTTACGGCGGCTTTTTTTACTTTAAGCGGAGAAAGTATAAATCTTGAAGTTATCTCTTCTGATTCTCAGCATAAAACTCCTGTTGTGGTAAAAGCAGAATGGAATGAAAAATGGTTTGAGCCGGGAAAAAATTATGAATACAATCATAATCTGGCCCGCATTGCATCAATACTTGCCCAGTGTGCTTATGATGACTGCAGTGACAACAAAAATAATTCCCTTGCATGTATTTATGCTTCGCTGGGAGTTCAGCCGGAAAAAATGGAATTTAATTATGACATTGATTACAGTCTGCCTGTTGTTGGAAACAATCAGTGTGCCTTCAGTTTTGCTTCCTGTAAGTTAAAGAGCCTGCCTTCTTGTCCGGAACTGGTTTTTGTAACTGTAAGGGGAACTCCTGCCAATGCAAATGAATGGATTTCCAATCTTAATGTAAATGATACCGGTCGTTCTGAAGGTGCCGTTCATGAGGGATTTTTTCATGCAACTACTCAGGTTCACAGTGCTCTTGTTTATTATTTGTTAAGAAACAGAATCTCACCTGAAAACTGTATTTTTTTGATTACAGGTCATAGCCGTGGAGCTGCAATTGCAAATCTTTTAGGTGCAAGGCTTGTTGATGAAGGCTGGTTTGCAGCGGAAAGAATTTTCGACTACACCTTTGCTGCTCCAAATGTTTCCAGCGAGGAAAAAACTTCTGACGAAAAATACAATTTTATTTTTAACATAGTAAATGCAGAAGATGTAGTTCCACAGGTTCCGCCGAGAAGGGATATGTGGAAGTATAAAAAATTCGGTGTAACAAAGGTTCTTTCAAGTTACTGGTCCTGTGATGAGCAGACTTATGAAAATAAAATCTATGCCGGTGTTAATTCACTTTTTTATAAGTTTATGAAGAGGGATTATTATCCTTTCAGGCTTGGGAGTTTTATTCCTTCCGTTGTTACCAGAGTTTTAACCGGCATGTATTCGGAAGTAGGTTCTTATTATGGAAGCAAGCTTGGTTTAAGGTCTAGGGCTGAAAAGCTTTTCTGGAATGCCTTTCCACCGATTTCTTCCAACGATGATTTTGATGATGGAAATAATTATTCATCAGATTCTGAAAAGAAAAAAAACGGGAAAAAAGAAAAGGATTCCTTTGCTGCCAGACTTTCAAAAAAATTAAACGAACAGACGAATGGTTTTTTATCGTATTCGGGAGTTGCTTTTGGTGACATGCATATCTGCACGACATATATGTGTTTTCTTCTTGCCCTTGATGAAGAGACAGCTTTTGCCCCGGATACCTGCGGTATGGTAGAAGTAATTATTGACGGAGCTTTTGAGTGTTCCGTGTTTGATGAAAATGGAAAAGTTGTTGCCAGGGTTCTGGATGGTCTTCTTGATTTAAAAAGCGTGTCTTCTCCTGTGGGGGCAATGCAGCTTTTAGGTCATGTTGTTATAGGTTTTCCTTCAAACAGAAATTTTAAGGTTGCAGTTTACAGGGATTCTTTGATTCCAAGTCCGGTATCTTTCTCTGTAGAAAAATATAGTCCTGATGGTTATCTCGAGTTTTCCTCTGAAAAAAAATATGTTTTTCCTTTTAAGAGCCGGGTCTGTGTTTTTGATGCAGGCAGGGATTTGTATGAAAACGGTTTTTCAGAAAGCAGGGCCGTATATTTTAGTGATGCTTCAAGATTGATTGATGAAGGCGGAATAAAGCAGCGTGCTGTTTTTCGCGTGCAGCCGGAAGTATCTGCCGGAAGTCTTCATGGAATTGTAACGGGCGTACATTTTGGAAGCAGGCTTTTTTATATGAGTACCCTTGCAGGTTTTACTTTGATGAGTGATGAAAATAGCGTGGATTTGTATGCAGGTTTTGGTCATGAGCAGACTCTTATAAACAGGTTTCTGATTAATTTTGAATTATATGGAAGAAACATTATCATTCCGGGGCAATTAGATGAGAATCAGAAAAGGTATGAATTTGTTCCTTCCCTGCGGCTTTCTCTTTCGTTAAAACCTTTGCGCCGGACATCTGTATTTTTTGCAGTATCAGCAGATTTTTTTTATGATGAAGATTCTGTTGATCCGGTGTATTCATTTTCCGGCGGAATAAAATTTTAA
- the thrH gene encoding bifunctional phosphoserine phosphatase/homoserine phosphotransferase ThrH, producing the protein MNVVCLDLEGVLVPEIWIAFAEASGIPELKRTTRDEPDYDKLMKWRIGILKEHGLGLKEIQDTIAKIDPLPGAKEFLDELRSITQVVIISDTFTQFASPLMKKLGWPTIFCNSLEVAENGEITGFKMRCPQSKLTTVKALQSCGFDTIASGDSHNDLAMIKASKAGFLFKSTDAIKAANPELKAFEEYPELLAAIKAAL; encoded by the coding sequence ATGAATGTAGTATGTCTTGATCTTGAAGGTGTTCTTGTTCCGGAAATCTGGATTGCGTTTGCAGAAGCTTCAGGTATTCCTGAACTTAAGAGGACTACTCGTGATGAGCCTGATTATGACAAGCTTATGAAGTGGAGAATTGGTATTCTTAAAGAGCATGGTCTTGGGCTTAAAGAAATTCAGGATACAATTGCTAAGATTGATCCTCTTCCAGGGGCAAAAGAGTTTCTTGATGAACTTCGTTCAATTACACAGGTTGTCATTATCAGTGATACTTTTACCCAGTTTGCTTCTCCTCTGATGAAAAAACTGGGCTGGCCTACAATTTTCTGTAACAGTCTTGAAGTTGCAGAAAACGGAGAAATCACGGGATTTAAAATGCGTTGTCCTCAGTCAAAACTTACGACTGTAAAGGCTCTTCAGTCCTGCGGTTTTGATACAATTGCCAGCGGGGACAGTCATAATGACCTTGCAATGATTAAGGCAAGCAAGGCAGGATTTTTGTTTAAGAGTACAGATGCAATAAAGGCTGCTAATCCGGAACTTAAGGCTTTTGAGGAATATCCGGAACTTCTTGCAGCAATAAAAGCAGCATTGTAA
- the cimA gene encoding citramalate synthase — protein sequence MKNVEILDSTLRDGSQGEGISYSVQDKIHIVEALDELGVKYIEAGNPGSNPKDMEFFQRAKELKLKTSEIVAFGSTRRRDCSCAEDANLQSLLSAETKTVVIFGKTWDFQATEILHASLEENLEMIRDTCAYLTSRGRNVIFDAEHFFTGYKANAEYAMKALEAAVVGGATVLCLCETKGGAMISECAAAVKAVTEKFGSAVKVGIHTHNDSGLAVANSLVAVENGATHVQGVLLGFGERTGNANLSTIIADLQLKMGYKCIEDDNIRHLTPICKRVAEITNIPLDTGMPYVGQNAFTHKAGMHIDAVLKNPFAYEHIEPETVGNERVFLMSEVAGRSMIIEKIQKFDSTITKSSPIVSDIIKQVKELEHQGYQFEGADGSFELLVRKAIGKYQPFFKLHYYKSTDEYPLIEKGLYSFAQIKIEVEGNTRLAAGEGNGPVNALDVALRSALKKFYPTVEQIHLTDYKVRVLDSKSATASKVRVLIESTDGSSTWTTMGVSCDVVEASWLALVDSFEYKLIKDIEKKYQKLI from the coding sequence ATGAAAAACGTAGAAATATTGGATTCGACATTACGCGACGGTTCTCAGGGAGAAGGAATTTCTTATTCGGTTCAGGATAAAATTCATATTGTAGAAGCTCTTGATGAACTTGGCGTTAAATATATCGAAGCCGGCAATCCCGGTTCAAATCCAAAAGACATGGAATTCTTTCAGCGGGCAAAAGAACTTAAACTTAAGACTTCTGAGATTGTTGCTTTTGGTTCTACCCGCCGCAGGGACTGTTCCTGTGCAGAAGATGCAAACCTTCAGTCTCTTTTAAGTGCAGAAACAAAAACAGTAGTTATCTTTGGAAAAACCTGGGATTTTCAGGCAACGGAAATTCTTCATGCAAGTCTTGAAGAAAATCTTGAAATGATCAGGGATACCTGTGCTTATCTTACCAGCCGTGGCCGTAACGTTATTTTTGATGCGGAACATTTTTTTACCGGATACAAGGCAAATGCTGAGTATGCCATGAAGGCTCTGGAAGCTGCTGTTGTGGGCGGTGCTACAGTTTTATGTCTTTGCGAAACTAAAGGCGGCGCAATGATAAGTGAATGTGCTGCTGCAGTAAAAGCAGTTACAGAAAAATTCGGTTCTGCCGTTAAGGTTGGAATTCATACTCACAATGATTCCGGGCTTGCCGTTGCCAATTCCCTTGTTGCTGTAGAGAATGGAGCAACTCATGTTCAGGGAGTTCTTCTCGGTTTTGGAGAACGTACCGGTAACGCAAACTTGAGTACCATCATTGCAGACCTTCAGCTTAAGATGGGATACAAATGTATTGAAGACGATAATATCCGTCATCTTACACCGATCTGTAAAAGGGTTGCAGAAATTACAAACATTCCTCTTGATACCGGCATGCCTTATGTCGGTCAGAATGCATTCACCCATAAAGCCGGAATGCATATTGATGCCGTCCTTAAAAACCCTTTTGCCTATGAACATATTGAACCGGAAACTGTAGGAAATGAACGTGTGTTCCTTATGAGTGAAGTTGCCGGCCGCAGCATGATAATAGAAAAGATTCAGAAATTTGATTCAACAATAACAAAGTCTTCTCCTATTGTCAGTGACATCATTAAGCAGGTAAAGGAACTTGAACATCAGGGATATCAGTTTGAAGGTGCTGACGGAAGTTTTGAACTTCTGGTACGAAAGGCAATCGGTAAGTATCAGCCGTTCTTCAAGCTTCATTATTATAAATCTACGGATGAATATCCTCTTATAGAAAAGGGACTTTATTCTTTTGCCCAGATTAAGATTGAAGTTGAAGGAAATACCCGTCTTGCCGCAGGAGAAGGAAATGGTCCTGTAAATGCACTGGACGTTGCCCTTCGCTCTGCCCTTAAGAAATTCTATCCTACTGTAGAACAGATTCATCTTACGGACTATAAGGTTCGTGTTCTTGATTCTAAGAGTGCTACGGCTTCTAAAGTACGTGTTCTTATTGAATCAACAGACGGTTCTTCTACCTGGACTACAATGGGGGTAAGCTGTGACGTTGTCGAAGCTTCATGGCTGGCTCTGGTAGATTCTTTTGAATACAAGCTTATCAAGGATATAGAAAAGAAATATCAGAAACTGATATAA
- a CDS encoding pseudouridine synthase, with amino-acid sequence MANLKESERLDKVLANEGFGTRKEVKRIIHSGAVVVNGESILQESAHVNVYKDEIVVEGKKLETKRNYHFMMNKAAGYVCSTKSDSHKIVYDLLSDEDARRFVATGSISMVGRLDADTEGLLILTTDGNLNHRLTSPKYNIPKKYQVTLRDSVDGKTQEDYTARVAAGIHIAAEGKAPEADCRPAVVEWKSSEVCFITVTEGMFHEVKRIFAALGNEVIHLKRVQINGLVLDPALASGEYRELTEEELSVLDVQPIV; translated from the coding sequence ATGGCTAATTTAAAAGAATCAGAAAGACTTGATAAAGTTCTTGCAAATGAAGGTTTTGGAACCCGAAAGGAAGTTAAGCGGATAATTCATTCCGGCGCGGTAGTGGTTAACGGAGAAAGTATTCTGCAGGAAAGTGCCCACGTAAATGTATATAAGGACGAAATTGTTGTAGAGGGTAAAAAACTTGAAACAAAACGTAATTATCATTTTATGATGAATAAGGCTGCAGGCTATGTATGTTCGACAAAAAGTGACAGTCATAAAATTGTTTATGATCTTTTAAGTGATGAAGATGCAAGGCGCTTTGTGGCCACCGGTTCAATCAGTATGGTAGGACGGCTTGATGCAGATACGGAAGGACTGCTTATCCTTACAACTGACGGAAACCTTAATCACAGGCTTACTTCACCTAAGTACAACATTCCTAAAAAATATCAGGTAACGCTAAGGGATTCTGTTGATGGTAAAACACAGGAAGATTATACGGCCCGGGTTGCTGCCGGCATTCATATTGCGGCGGAAGGAAAGGCTCCGGAAGCTGACTGCCGGCCGGCTGTTGTTGAATGGAAAAGTTCTGAAGTCTGTTTCATTACTGTTACCGAAGGAATGTTCCACGAAGTAAAGAGAATTTTTGCAGCTTTAGGAAATGAAGTAATTCATCTTAAGCGGGTACAGATAAACGGACTTGTCCTTGATCCTGCCCTGGCCTCTGGTGAATACAGGGAACTTACAGAAGAAGAACTGTCTGTCCTTGATGTTCAGCCCATTGTATAG